Proteins from a genomic interval of Thermotoga sp. Mc24:
- the metA gene encoding homoserine O-acetyltransferase MetA, producing MPINVPSGLPAVKVLAKEGIFVMTEKRAIHQDIRPLEILILNLMPDKIKTEIQLLRLLGNTPLQVNVTLLYTETHKPKHTPIEHILKFYTTFSAVKDRKFDGFVITGAPVELLPFEEVDYWKELTEIMEWSRHNVYSTMFICWAAQAGLYYFYGIPKYELPQKLSGVYKHRVAKDSVLFRGHDDFFWAPHSRYTEVRKEDIDKVPELEILAESDEAGVYVVANKSERQIFITGHPEYDRYTLRDEYYRDIGRNLKVPIPANYFPNDDPTKTPILTWWSHAHLFFSNWLNYCIYQKTPYRLEDIH from the coding sequence TTGCCAATAAACGTTCCAAGCGGTCTTCCCGCGGTGAAAGTTTTAGCAAAAGAAGGCATCTTCGTCATGACGGAAAAGAGGGCGATCCACCAGGACATCCGCCCTCTTGAAATTCTCATCCTGAACCTGATGCCGGACAAAATAAAAACAGAAATCCAACTTCTCAGACTCCTTGGAAACACTCCTCTTCAGGTGAATGTGACCTTGCTCTACACCGAAACTCACAAACCGAAACACACTCCCATTGAACACATTCTGAAGTTCTACACAACTTTTTCTGCTGTGAAAGATAGAAAATTCGATGGATTCGTTATTACGGGCGCTCCCGTGGAACTCCTTCCGTTCGAAGAAGTAGATTACTGGAAAGAACTCACAGAAATCATGGAATGGAGCCGCCACAACGTGTACTCGACCATGTTCATCTGCTGGGCGGCTCAGGCGGGATTGTACTATTTTTACGGAATACCGAAGTACGAACTTCCGCAGAAGCTCTCAGGTGTTTACAAGCACAGAGTCGCAAAAGATTCAGTCCTCTTCAGGGGGCACGACGACTTTTTCTGGGCGCCGCACTCGCGGTACACTGAAGTGAGAAAGGAAGACATAGACAAAGTACCAGAACTTGAGATCCTCGCAGAATCGGACGAAGCGGGGGTTTACGTGGTTGCAAACAAAAGCGAAAGACAGATATTCATCACAGGACATCCCGAGTACGACAGATATACGCTGAGAGACGAATACTATCGAGATATAGGTCGAAATCTGAAAGTGCCGATTCCTGCCAATTACTTTCCAAACGACGATCCTACAAAAACTCCCATTCTCACTTGGTGGAGTCATGCTCACCTCTTCTTCAGCAACTGGTTGAATTACTGTATCTACCAGAAAACACCTTACAGACTGGAAGACATACACTGA
- a CDS encoding thiamine diphosphokinase: MVCIFANGSYEEFVDVSRCEKIVAVDGGANYLRTRNIVPDLFIGDADSVKEETMEWLKKHGVTLKIFPKEKDEIDLELALREFEEEKIVFGWKGDRLDMVLALFYLLKRFKNTTLESSSLTVGYVEGAKTLFAVPGEKWSILPLGGDAEGVTLKGFKYTLENAVMPLTKPYGVSNEAVSDRVTIEVKKGGLIYFRWKKEPL, translated from the coding sequence ATGGTGTGTATTTTTGCAAACGGTTCTTACGAAGAGTTCGTGGATGTCTCCCGCTGTGAGAAGATCGTGGCGGTGGACGGAGGAGCGAATTACCTGAGAACAAGAAACATTGTACCCGATCTTTTCATAGGTGACGCCGATTCGGTGAAGGAAGAAACTATGGAGTGGTTGAAAAAACACGGGGTAACGCTGAAGATATTTCCAAAGGAGAAGGATGAAATAGATCTGGAACTTGCACTTCGGGAGTTCGAAGAAGAAAAGATTGTCTTCGGATGGAAAGGTGATCGTCTCGACATGGTACTCGCTCTTTTCTATCTGTTGAAACGTTTCAAAAACACGACCCTCGAATCGTCTTCTCTCACGGTTGGTTACGTGGAAGGAGCGAAAACTCTCTTCGCTGTCCCTGGAGAAAAGTGGTCTATACTGCCGCTCGGTGGAGACGCAGAAGGGGTGACTCTCAAAGGCTTCAAATACACCCTTGAGAACGCCGTTATGCCCCTCACAAAACCTTACGGCGTGAGCAACGAAGCTGTGAGTGATAGAGTCACGATAGAAGTGAAGAAAGGAGGTTTGATTTACTTCAGATGGAAGAAAGAACCCTTGTGA
- a CDS encoding transglycosylase domain-containing protein, whose translation MKKFLLSFFITSLLTFFSLWGLYFFFTKDLPPPEEKLVPTIRLFYSDGTPLLVSRNIWIELSDIPEEFVEILLTSEDEEFYKHPGFDLMGFLRAIIMDIKTLSFSQGGSTITQQLARTLYLSMDKSIIRKLKEIFISFWLERTRTKDEILEMYINSVYMGNGIYGFQTASQFYFGKDLSDLSVPEMCVLVALIKSPENFNPLKDPEVSRKRAKIVLDRLLTEKKISIQEYESYSADLSKLEFRTQQMAVDEELFWRVVREAQDLGFSLNELRYGYRVYLTLDKELQEKVYATVEDDKTAFVGVKVKTGEIVAYRGVGLQYGTGWRQIGSAIKPLYYYYAILKGRNPSDLLLDLPLKIGEWEPENFDKTFKGTVSLKEALVDSRNIPSVLLYSYLQPESVKSFITEVLKLRARYPDDLTASLGTVETAPEEVLKVYSAIFNGGVVLEPYIIDRIEDRNRKIIYRGYPKVLSVVPSFVRSPQEASEILKGILKEVVERGTGVRARIPGKEIAGKTGTAEKNAWFIGGDDEYIFAMVKDGENLLGGRDCAPVWREIVSSWEKFEGDLRYKKLDKPGTFLIDERTMEYLDYAKLVELVNELKLPVSVLVGVLQLMNYTHQIEFLSKLNSVDPILSLEIWKKFLMEGG comes from the coding sequence ATGAAGAAATTCCTTTTATCTTTCTTCATAACTTCGCTTTTGACTTTCTTTTCACTATGGGGTCTTTATTTCTTCTTCACAAAAGACCTTCCTCCTCCCGAGGAAAAACTGGTACCGACCATCAGATTGTTCTACAGCGACGGAACTCCACTGCTTGTTTCTAGAAATATCTGGATAGAACTCTCCGACATTCCAGAGGAATTCGTTGAGATACTCCTCACCTCTGAAGACGAAGAATTCTACAAACATCCGGGGTTTGATCTCATGGGATTCCTGAGAGCAATTATCATGGACATAAAAACTCTGAGTTTCTCACAGGGAGGAAGCACCATCACACAACAACTCGCCAGGACGCTTTATCTTTCAATGGATAAATCCATAATCAGAAAGCTGAAAGAAATCTTCATATCCTTCTGGCTTGAACGTACAAGGACTAAAGATGAAATCCTTGAGATGTACATAAACTCCGTCTATATGGGGAACGGAATATACGGATTCCAAACGGCCTCTCAATTTTACTTTGGAAAGGATCTTTCAGATCTTTCGGTTCCGGAAATGTGTGTTCTCGTGGCTCTGATCAAGTCCCCCGAAAATTTCAATCCTTTGAAAGATCCCGAGGTTTCCCGAAAGAGGGCGAAGATCGTCCTGGACAGGTTGCTGACGGAGAAAAAAATCAGCATTCAGGAATACGAAAGCTACTCTGCTGATCTTTCAAAACTCGAATTTCGCACACAGCAGATGGCTGTGGACGAAGAACTCTTCTGGAGAGTTGTGAGAGAAGCCCAGGACCTTGGATTTTCGCTGAACGAACTCAGGTACGGCTACAGGGTTTATCTCACACTGGACAAAGAACTTCAGGAAAAGGTGTACGCCACGGTTGAAGATGATAAGACAGCTTTCGTTGGCGTAAAGGTGAAAACAGGAGAAATAGTGGCTTATCGAGGAGTCGGCCTTCAATACGGAACCGGATGGAGACAGATAGGATCGGCGATAAAGCCGTTGTATTATTACTATGCCATTCTCAAAGGAAGAAACCCTTCCGACCTTCTTTTGGATCTTCCTCTGAAGATCGGAGAGTGGGAACCAGAAAACTTCGATAAAACCTTCAAAGGAACAGTCAGTTTGAAGGAAGCACTCGTTGACTCGAGGAACATTCCTTCTGTGCTACTTTACTCGTATTTACAACCAGAGAGCGTAAAAAGTTTTATAACAGAAGTTTTGAAGTTGAGGGCCAGGTATCCAGACGATCTCACCGCTTCCCTCGGTACTGTGGAAACTGCTCCAGAAGAGGTCTTGAAGGTTTACTCCGCCATCTTCAACGGAGGAGTAGTTTTGGAGCCGTACATCATCGATAGAATAGAAGACAGAAACAGAAAGATCATCTACAGAGGATATCCAAAAGTACTATCTGTTGTCCCATCTTTTGTAAGATCTCCTCAGGAAGCGAGCGAAATATTGAAGGGTATTTTAAAGGAAGTGGTTGAGAGAGGCACTGGTGTTCGGGCGAGGATTCCGGGAAAAGAAATCGCAGGAAAGACAGGAACGGCAGAAAAGAACGCCTGGTTCATTGGAGGAGACGATGAGTACATTTTTGCGATGGTGAAGGACGGTGAAAACCTTCTTGGCGGAAGAGATTGTGCTCCGGTGTGGAGAGAAATAGTGAGTAGCTGGGAGAAGTTCGAGGGAGATCTGCGATACAAAAAATTAGACAAACCAGGAACTTTTCTCATTGACGAAAGAACAATGGAATATCTTGACTATGCGAAACTGGTTGAACTGGTCAATGAATTGAAACTCCCTGTGAGCGTTCTTGTCGGAGTTCTACAGCTCATGAACTACACTCACCAGATTGAGTTCCTCTCAAAGCTGAACAGCGTGGATCCGATACTGTCCCTTGAAATCTGGAAAAAGTTTTTGATGGAAGGGGGTTAA
- a CDS encoding pyruvate kinase alpha/beta domain-containing protein, giving the protein MVLFEKPGKENTRKTLEIAIQKASELPSKKLLIASATGYSARMALEMIPEGMKLIVVTHHAGFEEPDTQEFDEELRKILKEKGHDVLTATHALSAGERSLRRKFGGIYPLEIIANTLRMFSEGVKVGVEITLMAADAGLVKTSELVVACGGTESGLDSAIVVKPANSPNLFDLKITEILCKPLIF; this is encoded by the coding sequence ATGGTTCTGTTCGAAAAACCAGGAAAGGAGAACACAAGAAAAACCCTTGAAATAGCTATTCAAAAAGCTTCTGAGCTTCCTTCAAAAAAGCTATTGATCGCTTCTGCTACGGGTTACAGTGCCAGAATGGCCCTCGAAATGATTCCGGAAGGTATGAAACTCATTGTGGTAACCCATCACGCAGGTTTTGAAGAGCCAGACACCCAGGAGTTCGACGAAGAACTGAGAAAAATATTGAAAGAAAAAGGTCACGATGTTCTCACGGCAACACACGCTCTCTCCGCAGGTGAAAGGTCTCTGAGGAGAAAATTTGGTGGAATCTATCCTCTTGAGATAATAGCGAACACGCTGAGGATGTTCAGCGAAGGTGTGAAGGTGGGTGTGGAAATAACGCTCATGGCGGCTGACGCGGGACTTGTCAAAACGTCCGAACTGGTTGTTGCCTGCGGTGGAACGGAGAGCGGTCTCGACTCAGCAATCGTCGTCAAACCTGCAAATTCCCCAAATCTTTTCGATTTGAAGATCACAGAGATTCTCTGTAAACCTCTAATTTTCTGA
- a CDS encoding B12-binding domain-containing radical SAM protein, producing MKVLLVNPWVHDFAAYDFWLKPIGLLYVARALEWMGYEVHLVDLLNRHDPVLPRFTKVPEDKRYGTGKFPSQVIEKPEMLKFVPRRYKRYGAPPEFLEWKLGEIGNVDLVMVTSTLSYWYPGVWETIRFLKDRYDVPIVLGGVYPRLFPEHAKKSGAIVYEKGDLVFLPGFLETLGFSSKEIPADWFEVFDPMYELYNRVGYLVFITTLGCPFRCSYCAVHKLWNGLRVRTPERVVETVEKYLNIFEVEDVVFFDDAILASGRFKDLLKLIVEKRWSVRFHLPNGIHARLLDEETALLLKEANFRTIKLGYETSGRLQRETGGKVYDEDLVRAARILRKAGFTEKEVSAYIMVNMPGQTKEDVLNAIKVCLSEGIGVSINEYTPIPGTKDWQKLVEEGKLDPDIDPVLLNNTVLPFWWKHGMSYEEIQEIKNFAQDLRKLEVYRESL from the coding sequence TTGAAGGTACTCCTCGTTAATCCGTGGGTTCACGATTTCGCGGCGTACGATTTCTGGTTGAAGCCCATCGGGCTTCTTTACGTTGCGCGCGCACTGGAGTGGATGGGCTACGAGGTTCATCTCGTGGATCTCCTCAACAGACACGATCCCGTTCTTCCACGCTTCACAAAAGTGCCAGAAGACAAAAGATACGGTACTGGAAAGTTTCCAAGTCAGGTTATAGAGAAACCAGAGATGTTGAAATTTGTTCCAAGAAGATATAAAAGGTACGGAGCACCACCAGAGTTCCTCGAATGGAAACTGGGAGAAATTGGAAACGTTGATCTTGTGATGGTCACATCCACGTTGAGCTACTGGTATCCCGGAGTGTGGGAAACGATTCGCTTTTTGAAGGATCGCTACGATGTACCGATTGTCCTGGGGGGAGTTTATCCACGACTCTTTCCGGAACACGCAAAGAAGAGCGGAGCGATAGTCTATGAAAAGGGTGATCTCGTGTTTCTTCCCGGATTCTTAGAGACTCTGGGATTTTCATCGAAAGAAATTCCCGCTGACTGGTTTGAAGTCTTCGATCCCATGTACGAACTCTACAACAGGGTTGGTTACCTCGTGTTCATCACCACGCTTGGATGTCCCTTCAGGTGTTCTTACTGTGCTGTTCACAAACTCTGGAATGGATTGAGAGTGAGAACACCGGAGAGGGTGGTTGAAACTGTAGAGAAGTACCTGAACATTTTCGAAGTTGAAGATGTGGTCTTTTTCGACGACGCTATTCTGGCCTCGGGAAGGTTCAAGGATCTTCTCAAACTGATCGTAGAAAAGAGATGGTCTGTACGATTCCATCTCCCTAATGGGATACATGCACGTCTTCTGGATGAGGAAACGGCCCTCCTTTTGAAAGAAGCGAATTTCAGAACGATAAAACTGGGCTATGAAACTTCTGGAAGACTCCAGAGGGAAACGGGTGGTAAGGTTTACGATGAAGACCTCGTTCGTGCAGCCAGGATCTTGAGGAAAGCTGGTTTCACCGAAAAAGAGGTCTCAGCGTACATCATGGTGAACATGCCAGGGCAGACGAAGGAAGATGTGTTGAACGCCATCAAGGTGTGCTTGAGTGAAGGAATAGGTGTTTCCATCAACGAATACACCCCCATCCCGGGCACGAAGGACTGGCAAAAGCTCGTTGAAGAAGGCAAATTGGATCCTGATATCGATCCTGTTCTCCTGAACAACACCGTTCTTCCTTTTTGGTGGAAGCATGGAATGAGTTATGAAGAGATCCAGGAGATAAAAAATTTCGCGCAGGATCTCAGAAAATTAGAGGTTTACAGAGAATCTCTGTGA
- a CDS encoding M50 family metallopeptidase, whose protein sequence is MVIVYFILILTGVIMVHEFGHYLFARLFKVKILEFAIGFGPKIFSVKGRETTFRVNVFPIGGYVRMLGEEGEEIADEEEKEKSFYTKPAWQRFLITLAGPLFSILAGYLLFLPITLNWGIALPGIDEVVPGSPAEEAGLRRGDIIYSINGKIAFDTSIISNEIQKGLSVDLVIFRDGEKKSLRLTPRMYPETYDFVLESAEGTPSGRLISVNGNRDISVLKEFVSEYVVLEFEGGTVKGILKQFNEIPARYMIGISFSGLTPVFKKDVYFKEGLFIKKGDRIVRVEDQEIEGWQDLVVLYQRLTLGRDTMMVSLQGEDLEWWRGLSDSVRVVIKRGDDTIEKSVEASFLKDVLETSDLLEMGVPRYKPKNPLEAVSLSVKACNYVLLTTASSLKNFFRNVQTGQIVGVVGLAGVISAASKTGLESVLTVVAVITISLGVLNLLPLPALDGGRIIFSLVEMITRKRLNPQVENIIHFLGFIFLMMLFLYITFLDIGRMMGI, encoded by the coding sequence ATGGTTATCGTCTACTTCATACTGATACTGACTGGTGTCATAATGGTCCACGAATTTGGGCACTATCTTTTTGCAAGGCTCTTCAAAGTGAAAATTTTGGAATTTGCGATTGGATTTGGACCAAAGATTTTTTCTGTGAAAGGAAGGGAAACTACCTTCAGAGTCAACGTCTTTCCCATAGGTGGATACGTAAGGATGCTCGGTGAAGAAGGAGAAGAGATAGCAGACGAGGAAGAGAAAGAAAAAAGTTTCTACACAAAACCAGCCTGGCAGAGGTTTCTGATCACCCTTGCGGGGCCCCTCTTCTCAATACTCGCAGGTTACCTTCTCTTTCTCCCTATCACTCTCAACTGGGGAATTGCGCTTCCCGGGATAGATGAAGTTGTACCGGGAAGTCCCGCAGAAGAAGCTGGACTGAGACGAGGAGATATCATCTATTCCATAAACGGCAAGATCGCTTTCGACACGTCGATCATTTCAAACGAGATCCAGAAAGGACTGTCTGTTGATCTGGTTATCTTCAGGGACGGTGAGAAGAAATCTCTCAGATTGACTCCCAGAATGTATCCCGAAACGTACGATTTCGTTCTAGAAAGTGCAGAGGGAACTCCTTCGGGAAGACTCATCTCAGTTAACGGAAACAGGGACATATCTGTTCTCAAAGAATTTGTGAGCGAATACGTGGTTCTTGAGTTCGAAGGAGGAACGGTAAAAGGTATCCTGAAGCAGTTCAACGAAATTCCGGCCCGCTATATGATCGGAATATCCTTCTCTGGGCTCACTCCTGTGTTCAAAAAGGACGTTTATTTCAAAGAAGGACTTTTCATCAAAAAGGGAGATCGTATAGTACGGGTAGAAGATCAGGAGATAGAAGGATGGCAAGACCTGGTGGTGCTTTATCAGAGGTTGACACTGGGAAGAGACACCATGATGGTAAGTTTGCAAGGAGAAGATCTCGAATGGTGGAGAGGACTTTCAGACAGCGTCAGGGTGGTGATAAAAAGGGGTGACGACACGATAGAGAAAAGCGTGGAGGCTTCATTTTTAAAGGACGTCCTCGAAACTTCCGATCTCCTGGAGATGGGGGTTCCCCGCTATAAACCGAAGAATCCTCTGGAAGCGGTGAGTCTTTCTGTGAAGGCGTGCAACTATGTGTTACTGACGACTGCCTCTTCTCTGAAGAATTTCTTCAGGAATGTTCAGACGGGTCAGATAGTGGGAGTAGTGGGACTGGCTGGTGTGATCAGTGCGGCATCCAAAACAGGTCTAGAGTCAGTCCTCACAGTTGTGGCTGTGATAACGATCAGCTTGGGTGTTCTGAATCTTTTACCACTTCCGGCGCTCGATGGTGGTCGCATCATCTTCTCGCTTGTGGAGATGATCACTCGAAAGAGACTCAACCCTCAGGTCGAAAACATCATCCATTTCCTCGGGTTCATCTTTCTCATGATGCTCTTTCTTTACATCACGTTCCTCGACATAGGAAGGATGATGGGAATATGA
- the dxr gene encoding 1-deoxy-D-xylulose-5-phosphate reductoisomerase — MEERTLVILGATGSIGTQTLDVLKKIKGIRLIGISFHRNLELALKIVKEFNVKNVAITGDVEFEDSSINIWKGPHSIEEMLEVLKPDITMVAVSGFSGLRAVLSSIEHSRRVCLANKESLVCGGFLVKKKLREKGTELIPVDSEHSAIFQVIEPEVEKIVLTASGGALRDWEISKIDRARPEDVLRHPVWNMGARITVDSATMVNKAFEVLEAMELFGLSFEKIEVKIHREGLVHGAVVLPDGNVKMVVSPPDMRIPISYALLYPRRVTLEPFFLRTISLSFEDPDPERYPAFFLLKDIKDSYTLRTVFNAADEVAVEAFLMRKIRFGGIHRVIEKTLEEFQGYPQPRTLDDVERIHFEARKRAERVTEWLSSTSY; from the coding sequence ATGGAAGAAAGAACCCTTGTGATACTGGGTGCCACCGGATCCATCGGAACACAGACACTCGACGTGTTGAAGAAAATAAAAGGGATTCGGTTGATAGGTATCTCGTTCCACAGAAACCTGGAGCTGGCTCTCAAGATCGTGAAGGAATTCAACGTGAAGAACGTGGCGATCACAGGTGATGTGGAATTTGAAGACAGTTCGATCAACATCTGGAAAGGTCCTCATTCCATAGAAGAGATGCTGGAAGTGCTGAAACCCGACATCACAATGGTAGCGGTTTCCGGATTTAGTGGATTGAGGGCGGTGCTTTCGTCCATAGAACACTCAAGAAGGGTGTGTCTTGCAAACAAAGAATCTCTCGTGTGTGGAGGATTTCTGGTGAAGAAAAAACTCAGAGAGAAAGGAACAGAACTCATTCCGGTCGACAGTGAACACAGCGCCATCTTTCAGGTGATAGAACCAGAGGTGGAGAAGATCGTTTTGACAGCTTCTGGAGGCGCTTTGAGAGACTGGGAGATTTCCAAGATCGATAGAGCAAGACCTGAAGACGTGCTCAGGCATCCCGTGTGGAACATGGGAGCTCGTATAACGGTAGATTCTGCTACAATGGTAAACAAGGCGTTCGAAGTCCTGGAAGCTATGGAACTCTTTGGACTATCCTTCGAGAAGATAGAAGTGAAGATACACAGAGAGGGGTTGGTTCACGGAGCGGTGGTTCTACCGGATGGAAACGTCAAAATGGTGGTATCACCACCGGATATGAGGATACCCATAAGTTATGCCCTTCTCTATCCGAGGCGCGTTACTCTTGAACCGTTTTTCCTGAGGACTATCAGTCTTTCTTTTGAAGATCCCGACCCTGAAAGATACCCTGCGTTCTTTCTCTTGAAAGACATAAAGGATTCTTACACCCTGAGAACAGTTTTCAACGCGGCGGACGAGGTGGCGGTCGAAGCTTTCCTGATGAGGAAAATAAGGTTCGGCGGTATCCACAGAGTGATAGAAAAGACTCTCGAAGAGTTTCAAGGATATCCACAGCCGCGGACACTGGATGATGTGGAGCGAATTCATTTTGAAGCGAGAAAAAGAGCGGAGAGGGTGACAGAATGGTTATCGTCTACTTCATACTGA
- a CDS encoding type III pantothenate kinase, with translation MYLLVDVGNTHSVFSITEDGKTFRRWRLSTGVFQTEDELFSHLHPLLGDAMREIKGIGVASVVPTQNIVIERFSQKYFRISPIWVKAKNGCVKWNVKNPGEIGADRVANVVAFVKEYGKSGIIIDMGTATTVDLVVNGSYEGGAILPGLFMMVHSLFRGTAKLPLVEVKPADFVVGKDTEENIRLGVVNGSVYALEGIIGRIKEVYGDLPVVLTGGQSKIVKEMMKHEIFDEDLTIKGVYHFCFGD, from the coding sequence TTGTACCTCCTCGTGGATGTAGGTAACACGCATTCTGTCTTCTCTATCACCGAAGATGGTAAAACTTTCAGAAGGTGGAGGTTGTCCACCGGCGTGTTTCAGACGGAAGACGAACTCTTTTCGCACCTTCACCCGCTTCTGGGCGATGCCATGCGTGAGATAAAAGGCATCGGCGTAGCCTCCGTTGTTCCCACTCAAAACATAGTTATAGAACGCTTTTCTCAAAAGTATTTCCGCATATCACCGATATGGGTAAAGGCGAAAAACGGATGTGTGAAATGGAACGTGAAGAACCCGGGAGAGATTGGAGCAGACAGAGTGGCCAACGTTGTCGCTTTCGTCAAAGAGTACGGGAAAAGCGGAATCATCATCGACATGGGAACGGCAACCACTGTGGATCTCGTTGTGAACGGGTCTTACGAAGGAGGAGCCATTCTGCCTGGACTCTTCATGATGGTTCACTCGCTCTTTCGGGGAACGGCAAAGCTTCCGCTCGTTGAGGTGAAACCGGCAGATTTTGTTGTAGGGAAAGATACGGAAGAAAACATCAGGCTGGGTGTGGTGAACGGAAGTGTCTACGCTCTTGAGGGGATAATAGGGCGGATAAAAGAAGTTTACGGTGATCTACCGGTGGTTCTCACGGGAGGTCAGTCGAAGATCGTGAAGGAGATGATGAAACACGAGATCTTCGACGAAGACCTCACGATCAAGGGGGTGTACCACTTCTGCTTCGGAGATTGA
- a CDS encoding O-acetyl-L-homoserine sulfhydrylase, with the protein MDWKKYGYNTKALHAGYEPPEQTTGSRAVPIYQTTSYVFRDSDHAARLFALEESGFIYTRIGNPTVNVLEERIAAMENGVGALAVASGQAAITYAILNIAGPGDEIVSGSALYGGTYNLFKHTLYRKSGIIVKFVDETDPKNIEEAITEKTKAVYLETIGNPGLTVPDFEAIAEIAHRHGVPLIVDNTVAPYIFRPFEHGADIVVYSATKFIGGHGTSIGGLIVDSGKFDWTNGKFPELVEPDPSYHGVSYVETFKEAAYIAKCRTQLLRDLGSCMSPFNAFLFILGLETLSLRMKKHCENALKVVEFLKSHPAVSWVNYPIVESNKTRENALKYLKEGYGAIVTFGVKGGKEAGKKFIDSLTLISHLANIGDARTLAIHPASTTHQQLTEEEQLKTGVTPDMIRLSVGIEDVEDIIADLDQALRRSQEG; encoded by the coding sequence GTGGACTGGAAGAAGTACGGCTACAACACGAAGGCCCTTCACGCAGGTTATGAACCACCTGAACAGACTACAGGCTCGAGAGCGGTTCCCATATATCAAACGACTTCTTATGTCTTCAGAGATTCTGACCACGCAGCGAGGCTCTTCGCACTGGAAGAATCCGGGTTCATCTACACAAGGATTGGGAATCCTACAGTGAACGTCCTCGAGGAGAGAATAGCGGCAATGGAGAACGGAGTGGGAGCCTTAGCGGTCGCCAGTGGGCAGGCTGCTATAACTTACGCCATTTTGAACATTGCGGGTCCAGGAGATGAGATCGTCAGTGGGAGTGCGCTGTACGGGGGAACGTACAATCTGTTCAAGCACACTCTCTATAGAAAATCTGGCATCATCGTGAAGTTCGTGGATGAGACGGATCCAAAAAACATAGAAGAAGCCATCACCGAAAAAACAAAAGCGGTGTATCTCGAAACTATCGGGAATCCCGGTCTCACAGTGCCAGACTTCGAAGCGATAGCAGAGATCGCTCACAGACACGGTGTTCCTCTGATAGTGGACAACACGGTGGCACCGTACATCTTCAGGCCGTTCGAACACGGTGCCGACATCGTTGTTTATTCGGCCACGAAGTTCATAGGAGGGCACGGAACATCGATAGGCGGTCTCATCGTAGACAGCGGAAAATTCGACTGGACGAACGGAAAATTTCCAGAACTCGTGGAACCAGATCCCAGCTACCACGGTGTGAGTTATGTGGAGACGTTCAAAGAAGCTGCTTACATAGCGAAGTGCAGAACACAGCTTCTGAGGGACCTAGGAAGCTGTATGAGTCCGTTCAACGCGTTCCTGTTCATCCTCGGGCTTGAAACTCTCAGCCTGAGGATGAAAAAACACTGTGAAAACGCGCTGAAGGTCGTTGAATTTCTGAAATCACATCCCGCTGTGAGCTGGGTCAACTATCCGATAGTTGAAAGCAACAAAACCAGAGAAAATGCGCTGAAATACCTCAAAGAGGGCTACGGTGCGATTGTAACGTTCGGTGTGAAGGGTGGAAAAGAGGCAGGAAAGAAGTTCATTGACAGTCTCACCCTCATTTCCCACCTCGCCAACATTGGTGATGCAAGAACTCTGGCCATTCATCCCGCTTCGACAACCCATCAGCAACTCACGGAAGAAGAACAGTTGAAAACGGGTGTCACCCCAGATATGATAAGATTGTCTGTTGGAATAGAAGATGTGGAAGATATCATAGCTGATCTGGATCAGGCTCTCAGAAGATCTCAGGAGGGATGA
- a CDS encoding methylated-DNA--[protein]-cysteine S-methyltransferase encodes MRVLGNISVQTKNGRVVKIILGSDKSEGPNEVLREIEEYLSGQRKNFSFQVEIRGTSFQKRVWEEVRKIPYGEAKTYSEIAKKLGTSPRAVGQALSKNPLPLYIPCHRVVSKKGLGGFSAGLEWKKYLIDLERARK; translated from the coding sequence ATGAGAGTATTAGGAAACATTTCTGTTCAGACGAAGAATGGAAGGGTAGTGAAAATAATTCTGGGATCGGATAAATCAGAAGGACCAAATGAGGTTCTCCGTGAAATAGAAGAATACCTTTCGGGTCAGAGGAAAAACTTTTCATTTCAGGTAGAGATCAGGGGCACATCCTTTCAGAAAAGAGTCTGGGAAGAAGTTCGAAAAATCCCGTACGGTGAGGCAAAAACTTACAGCGAAATAGCGAAAAAACTCGGGACGTCCCCCAGGGCAGTGGGTCAGGCTCTTTCGAAAAACCCTCTTCCTCTCTACATACCATGCCACAGGGTGGTTTCTAAGAAAGGACTCGGTGGTTTCAGTGCCGGTTTGGAATGGAAGAAATACCTGATCGATCTGGAGAGAGCCAGAAAATGA